TTCACTCAAACATCTGCCTACATCTTGGCGTTTACGTGCATGCCTGCTTGaatacattttattttgttcgaattggttttcggagggaaataaaaaaatgtgagaTTATGGttcgaaacatttttgaaatttttattttaaataaaaataaatataaaaatgctaTGCCTAATACTTACATGTCTCGCGTTCGTATTCCATTGGCACAGAAACGCGAATTCCGCACCGAAAAATCAGCAGCTAAAACGATTGTTCCAGTCGAATGGAACAATATCGACGGCTCCGATCAACACCAGGCCGACGTCCTTGCCTCAGTAGTCAGGGCTTGGTTTCCTGTGGGGGAGATTAGAAGAGATCAAtaatcgatgttttttttataatagagTAATACTTACCCAATTGAAATGTTTGAATTGACACTTAAAAGGGCACACCAACTTTTTCTTCAGGGTGGCCATTTTGAAAACACGGAAATTTTCAAAGACGAAAATCATAGAATGTATGAGTCAATATCATAAACTTTATGTTATGGATATACAATTTATGTGTGACATATGATGATAATATGAAGTATATGAATATATGCGTAGAGCAGTTTTGAAGACCTTATGTGTGAGCAAACATACATCCCAAgggtggattttttgcagtgtacccaaaattcaaaatgctgCAACCCCGAAAACGACATCTTTCCTACCCCCTTAAACCGGAACAACCGCtaccaacaaataaaaaaacaaacgctTCGACTGTCGCTGTCAGCGGTGTTTTGACGTCTGGCGAAGTGTGTAGTACTTCCGCCCGGTCGACAAGGGCTTTCTTTTTACTTCTGCCGAGGAAACAATAAGCAACATGAGGTACGACGGTCGGCCAAAAATCGGCTAATTTATAGTGCCAATCTTTTGAAAACTGGTGCAAAAGTGTGATCAAACGTTGGTTTAGCGGCTGGAGATCCGAGATTGTTAGAATTTCTTGTGGTTTTTGCCATTTCGAAGTGATAAATGCAGTTTGCGCGAGAGATTGCTTTCGGAGTATGTTTGAGCGACAATGTCAAAATAAGCGACTTCAGTGTATTGTGGATATGCCATGGAAGAATTTCACAAGATGATTTTAATTGAACGTTTCAAACTAATGTGAACCAATCATCATGCCGGCAAAACTAACTTGTTTTGGTCACCAGTTCcagcaaatttttcgaaaatgattgtggatgattgattttaatatttttttttgttttcagttccCTCAAGCTCCAGAAGAGGCTTGCAGCCTCGGTTATGCGATGTGGCAAAAAGAAGGTTTGGTTGGATCCAAATGAAATCAACGAAATCGGAAATACCAATTCCCGTAAgtattgaattataaaatgaaATACTCGCTCCCCGAGTGCCGTTGAAAGAATGGTTGAGTTTAGTGCAATGcgcattgaaaatttgaaataagttcAAATACCTCTTACTGATTATTGAAATAATTCAAGTTTATGGTCATTGGATATGTATGTGCAACATTTattatgtttgttttatttatttatagaggTCTTAGATTAACAATCATTCGCctctttgaataaaaatgaaatataaacaCATTCTCATTTAGTAAATTAAATTAGCCTTAAAAGATTTTTGCTCGTAGAAATTACAATATGCACTTTGTTTCCTATGTCCTTTTGGTTTCCCAAGATGTTTCGTACGCCGATGGGCAAGTTACTCGCTGTAGATTCGTAGACTGCACATTCCGTTAGTATTGTGTTCAACCGTTAGATATTTGCCGCAGGTTTCACGTTCCGGTTTTTCGATCGCTCCTGTATAGTGGCAGTGAGTGATACTAGTGTGACCCAAACGCATTCTTGAGAGTAAACGCTGTTCGTTTCCGTTACCTCGATCTTGCCAACTTGAAATTGTCcctttgaatgtttttaatgaataaatttcTTGGATCcatcaaacatttattattaatattgccATTATagtagtttttcataaaaaaaacgtcCTATACCAAAAAGTTGATTGATTTCTTACTTTCTCAGAAAGCACTGAGGCCGGTTCACCAAATTTTTTGACTGAACAATAacttactttcaaaaaatatattgaaaatcaaCCAATCAAAACTGTCAAGGCGTGTTTGCTTGAAAGTAGCTGCTATGCACCAAAACTGACTCTGACCTCTCAAACCATAAACAATGAACttccttaaatatttaaaattgaatatttctggaatttttacatttttttttcaattattctctCCCAACAGGCCAGAGCATCCGCAAGCTGATCAAGGATGGTCTGATCATCAAGAAGCCGGTCGTGGTGCACTCCCGGTACCGTGTCCGCAAGAACACCATCGCCCGCCGTAAGGGACGTCACTGCGGCTACGGCAAGAGGAAAGGTACGGCCAACGCCCGTATGCCCCAGAAGCTGCTGTGGATGAACCGTATGCGTGTGCTGCGTCGTCTGCTCAAGAAGTACCGGGAGGCGAAGAAGATCGACCGTCACCTGTACCACGATCTGTACATGCGCGCGAAGGGTAATGTGTTCAAGAACAAGCGTATCCTGATGGAGCACATCCACAAACGGAAGGCCGAGAAAGCTCGCAGCAAGATGCTGAACGACCAGGCGGAAGCCAAGCGTAACAAGGTCCGCGAGGCCCGCAAGCGCCGCGAGGAACGCATCGCCAACAAGAAGCAGGAGCTGCTGCAGAGCATTGCCAAGGAGGAGGAAAGCGCGCAGCAGGTTGCGGCTACCGGCAAGAAGTGAGCGAGAAGCAGTGCTGAGATGATACAATGTGTTAGGCGAAGATCATATTTTTAAGGATTCCACAAACACTGGCGAAGGGATGTGTTTGGTACCGTCGAACAGTTACTGTAGATTTTGTTACAGTTCTAAGGTATTAAATATATTTCTTCCGAAAAGAATATAGCTTTTACGAAGTTTTGATCCATCATTCTTTGAATATCATAGCCTGGGTAATGTTTCGTTCAAATTTGAGTCgtgaattcaaacaatttttcctATCGTAGCCTTTTAATTAATCCTACAGTTTtacgaaatcataaaaaagcaGCATCGATTAAAGCATAGTTGGTAGTTATTGAGGTGAAATTTGAAGCCCTATTATCACAGAGGCCCTAAACCTAGTAAAACTGcaataacattgatttttatctaGTTTTGGCATTTTCATGTTAAATGAAACATTGAAAATGTTGATCATTCATAAATTTACTCGCATGGGAGTTCTCAACGtccagaaataatttttaaaacgattcGACTTTTAATGGCGAATAATTaca
This sequence is a window from Uranotaenia lowii strain MFRU-FL chromosome 3, ASM2978415v1, whole genome shotgun sequence. Protein-coding genes within it:
- the LOC129754034 gene encoding 60S ribosomal protein L19; translated protein: MSSLKLQKRLAASVMRCGKKKVWLDPNEINEIGNTNSRQSIRKLIKDGLIIKKPVVVHSRYRVRKNTIARRKGRHCGYGKRKGTANARMPQKLLWMNRMRVLRRLLKKYREAKKIDRHLYHDLYMRAKGNVFKNKRILMEHIHKRKAEKARSKMLNDQAEAKRNKVREARKRREERIANKKQELLQSIAKEEESAQQVAATGKK